From the Martelella mediterranea DSM 17316 genome, one window contains:
- a CDS encoding deoxyguanosinetriphosphate triphosphohydrolase, with the protein MTIDKSALGFGDVALAPYACNPWKSRGRLYPEPDSLTRSPFQRDRDRIIHTTAFRRLKHKTQVFIANDGDHYRTRLTHTIEVAQVARSLARALRLDEDLAEGVALVHDFGHTPFGHTGEDALHEKMAAYGGFDHNAQSLRIVTKLERRYAEFDGINLTWEALEGLVKHNGPLQDAEGKGIGGPVPQPILDYCARHDLWLSTHASMEAQVAAIADDIAYNTHDIDDGLRSGYLSYDMLEEVPFLAGLMYEVRDRYPGLESSRFTNEIMRRQITAMVEDVIGVAQENLRTVAPQSADEVRRAGMTLATFSPAMAEIDRQIKKLLFHHIYRNPNIMVIRKGAAQIVTDLFDAYIDDPKLMGEHSWSEGIERLEPAQLARHVADYLAGMTDTYAYNTHRQLFDHTPDLR; encoded by the coding sequence ATGACAATCGACAAATCGGCATTGGGTTTCGGCGATGTGGCGCTCGCGCCCTATGCCTGCAATCCGTGGAAAAGCCGCGGCCGGCTCTATCCCGAGCCCGACAGCCTGACGCGCTCGCCATTCCAGCGCGACCGCGACCGGATCATCCACACCACCGCCTTCCGCCGGCTGAAGCACAAGACCCAGGTGTTCATCGCCAATGACGGCGATCATTACCGCACACGCCTGACCCACACGATCGAGGTCGCGCAAGTCGCCCGCTCGCTCGCTCGCGCGTTGCGTCTGGACGAGGACCTCGCGGAAGGCGTGGCGCTGGTGCATGATTTCGGCCATACCCCGTTCGGCCATACCGGCGAGGATGCGCTGCACGAGAAGATGGCGGCCTATGGCGGCTTCGACCATAATGCGCAATCGCTCAGGATCGTGACCAAGCTGGAGCGCCGCTACGCCGAGTTCGACGGAATCAACCTGACATGGGAGGCGCTGGAGGGACTGGTCAAGCATAACGGCCCCTTGCAGGACGCCGAGGGGAAGGGCATTGGCGGGCCGGTTCCGCAGCCGATCCTCGACTATTGCGCCCGCCATGATCTCTGGCTTTCGACCCATGCCAGCATGGAGGCGCAGGTGGCCGCGATCGCCGACGATATCGCCTACAACACGCACGATATCGATGACGGGCTGCGCTCCGGCTATCTGAGCTACGACATGCTGGAGGAGGTGCCGTTTCTGGCCGGCCTGATGTATGAGGTTCGCGATCGCTATCCCGGGCTGGAATCGAGCCGCTTCACCAACGAGATCATGCGCCGGCAGATCACGGCGATGGTCGAGGATGTGATCGGCGTTGCCCAGGAGAACCTGCGCACGGTCGCGCCGCAATCGGCCGATGAGGTTCGCCGCGCCGGCATGACGCTGGCGACCTTCTCGCCGGCGATGGCGGAGATCGATCGCCAGATCAAGAAGCTGCTGTTCCACCATATCTACCGCAATCCGAATATCATGGTGATCCGCAAGGGCGCGGCGCAGATCGTTACCGACCTCTTCGACGCCTATATCGACGACCCGAAGCTGATGGGCGAGCATTCGTGGAGCGAGGGGATCGAGCGGCTGGAGCCGGCCCAGCTTGCCCGGCATGTCGCCGACTATCTCGCCGGCATGACCGACACCTATGCCTACAACACGCACCGCCAGTTGTTTGACCATACCCCTGATTTACGGTAG
- the argS gene encoding arginine--tRNA ligase encodes MNLFTDFEQRLNEQLLTIAEIAEKRDTLDFARIVVEPPRDPSHGDIAVNAALVLSKPLETKPRDLAEKIVAALEADEDIAELSIAGPGFINIRLSPRYWQRVLLALVREGEDFGRSEIGKGRKINVEYVSANPTGPMHVGHCRGAVVGDTLANILDYAGFAVTKEYYINDAGAQVDVLARSAFLRYREALGETIGDIPEGLYPGDYLVPVGEALKAEFGPSLLNLPEDQWMPIVKDRAIDAMMEMIRADLAALNVTHEVFFSERQLHADDAAAIRSAINDLTFKGHVYKGTLPPPKGQVPEDWEDREQTLFRSTEVGDDIDRPLIKSDGSYTYFAADVAYFRDKYERGFDEMVYILGADHGGYVKRLEALAKAVSGGKAKLTVLLCQMVKLMRGGQELKMSKRSGNFVTLREVVDEVGRDSVRFMMLYRKSSEPLDFDFAKVTEQSKDNPVFYVQYAHARCMSVLRQAQENFPGLDISQKTLEDAVKQATYEPEELRVVARLAEYPRVVESAATMHEPHRLAFYLYDLASQFHSHWNKGKEKQELRFINESDRQSTIAKLGLVYSVAAVLRSGLALTGTDAPQEMR; translated from the coding sequence ATGAACCTTTTTACCGATTTCGAACAGAGACTGAACGAACAACTGCTGACGATTGCCGAAATCGCGGAAAAGCGCGACACGCTGGATTTCGCCCGCATCGTGGTTGAGCCGCCGCGCGACCCGAGCCATGGCGATATTGCCGTCAACGCCGCGCTGGTGCTGTCCAAACCGCTTGAGACCAAGCCGCGCGACCTTGCCGAAAAGATCGTCGCCGCGCTTGAGGCCGATGAGGATATCGCCGAGCTTTCGATCGCCGGCCCGGGCTTCATCAATATCCGGCTTTCGCCGCGCTACTGGCAGCGCGTTCTGCTGGCGCTGGTCCGTGAAGGCGAGGATTTCGGCCGCAGCGAAATTGGCAAGGGCCGCAAGATCAACGTCGAATATGTCTCCGCCAATCCGACCGGGCCGATGCATGTGGGCCATTGCCGCGGCGCGGTGGTGGGTGACACGCTCGCCAATATCCTGGATTACGCCGGCTTCGCGGTGACCAAGGAATATTACATCAACGATGCCGGCGCCCAGGTCGATGTGCTCGCCCGCTCGGCATTCCTGCGCTATCGCGAGGCGCTGGGCGAGACGATCGGTGACATCCCGGAGGGGCTTTATCCCGGCGACTATCTCGTACCCGTTGGCGAAGCGCTGAAGGCGGAATTTGGACCATCGCTGCTTAATCTGCCGGAAGACCAGTGGATGCCGATCGTCAAGGACCGGGCGATCGATGCCATGATGGAGATGATCCGCGCCGATCTCGCCGCCCTCAACGTCACCCACGAGGTGTTCTTCTCCGAGCGGCAGCTTCATGCCGACGATGCTGCGGCGATCCGTTCGGCGATCAACGACCTCACCTTCAAGGGCCATGTCTACAAGGGCACGCTGCCGCCGCCGAAGGGGCAGGTGCCCGAAGACTGGGAGGATCGCGAGCAGACGCTGTTCCGCTCCACCGAAGTGGGTGACGATATCGATCGACCGCTGATCAAGTCGGATGGCAGCTACACCTATTTCGCCGCCGACGTTGCCTATTTCCGCGACAAGTACGAACGCGGCTTCGACGAGATGGTCTATATTCTCGGCGCCGACCACGGCGGCTACGTGAAGCGGCTGGAAGCGCTCGCCAAGGCGGTGTCCGGCGGCAAGGCGAAGCTGACGGTGCTGTTGTGCCAGATGGTCAAGCTGATGCGCGGCGGGCAGGAACTCAAGATGTCGAAGCGCTCCGGCAATTTCGTGACGCTGCGCGAGGTCGTCGACGAGGTCGGCCGCGATTCCGTGCGGTTCATGATGCTGTATCGCAAGAGCAGCGAGCCGCTCGATTTCGACTTCGCCAAGGTTACCGAGCAATCCAAGGACAATCCGGTATTCTATGTCCAGTATGCGCATGCGCGCTGCATGTCTGTCCTGCGGCAGGCCCAGGAGAACTTCCCGGGACTGGATATTTCACAAAAAACACTGGAAGATGCGGTAAAGCAGGCGACTTACGAGCCGGAAGAACTTAGAGTTGTAGCCAGGCTTGCGGAATATCCGCGGGTAGTCGAATCGGCGGCGACAATGCACGAGCCGCATCGGCTGGCGTTTTATCTCTATGATCTGGCGTCGCAATTCCATTCCCATTGGAATAAAGGGAAGGAAAAGCAGGAGTTACGCTTTATTAATGAGAGTGACAGACAATCAACGATTGCGAAGCTCGGACTCGTATATTCTGTCGCTGCCGTATTGCGTTCCGGACTGGCTCTCACGGGAACCGACGCGCCGCAGGAAATGCGTTAG
- the erpA gene encoding iron-sulfur cluster insertion protein ErpA, translating into MDTKTVTLSEAAAKRIAAIIAAEDGKKALRVAVEGGGCSGFSYKFDLAEDPEADDVVITRGDAKVLIDEISLVYMAGSEIDFVDNLLGQSFQIQNPNAVASCGCGTSFSI; encoded by the coding sequence ATGGACACCAAGACTGTCACGCTTTCAGAGGCGGCGGCCAAGAGGATCGCCGCAATCATCGCAGCCGAAGACGGCAAGAAGGCCTTGCGCGTTGCCGTGGAAGGCGGCGGCTGCTCCGGCTTCTCCTACAAGTTCGATCTCGCCGAAGACCCCGAAGCCGATGACGTCGTGATTACCCGCGGCGACGCAAAAGTGCTGATCGACGAGATTTCACTGGTCTACATGGCCGGATCGGAAATCGACTTCGTCGACAACCTGCTCGGCCAGTCCTTCCAGATCCAGAACCCGAACGCGGTCGCAAGCTGCGGCTGCGGCACCAGTTTCTCGATCTGA
- a CDS encoding uracil-xanthine permease family protein, producing the protein MSDQHHIIYKLNDVPSPGASFLAAIQHILASIIGIVTPTLIIGGALGLGVHMPYLLAMSMFVSGVATFIQCRRMGPVGSGLLSVQGTSFAFLGVILAAGFAVKGRGGTPEDILAMIFGLCLVGCVVEIVLSQFITRMGRIVTPTVTGIVITVIGLSLVKSGFTDFAGGAGAGEALGAPVNIFLGLLVVAVIIFFSFSKQPMVRIAAIMLGLLVGFIVSIFFGMVNFSQLGTQPLFAVPVPLKFGLDFDLGLFIPIAFVYLITAIETTGDLTANSVISGEPVQGDVYLDRIKGGVLADGINSGIAALFCTFPNTTFSQNNGVIQMTGVASRHVGFYIAGILVVLGFFPIIGGAFLLVPKPVLGGATVVLFGSIAVAGIRIIASEPIDHRKVYIMAVSFGLGLGVTLVPQSMQQMPDIIQKVFATPITLSGISAILLSLLIPERAGKTIDA; encoded by the coding sequence ATGTCCGATCAACATCATATCATATACAAACTCAACGACGTGCCTTCGCCGGGCGCCTCGTTTCTGGCTGCCATACAGCACATTCTGGCCAGCATCATCGGCATCGTCACGCCGACGCTCATCATCGGCGGCGCTCTGGGGCTTGGCGTTCACATGCCGTATCTTCTGGCCATGTCGATGTTCGTCTCGGGCGTCGCGACCTTCATTCAGTGCCGGCGCATGGGGCCGGTTGGCTCCGGCCTTCTCAGCGTTCAGGGCACCAGCTTCGCCTTTCTCGGCGTCATTCTGGCGGCGGGTTTCGCGGTCAAGGGCAGGGGGGGCACGCCGGAGGACATTCTGGCGATGATTTTCGGGCTCTGCCTCGTCGGTTGCGTGGTCGAGATCGTGCTCAGCCAGTTCATCACCCGGATGGGCCGCATTGTCACGCCGACGGTGACCGGCATCGTCATCACCGTGATCGGCCTCAGCCTGGTGAAATCGGGCTTCACGGATTTTGCCGGCGGCGCCGGCGCCGGAGAAGCGCTTGGCGCGCCGGTCAATATCTTCCTCGGCCTGCTCGTTGTTGCGGTGATCATCTTCTTCTCGTTCTCGAAACAGCCCATGGTCAGGATCGCGGCGATCATGCTCGGCCTTCTGGTTGGCTTCATCGTTTCAATCTTCTTCGGCATGGTGAATTTTTCGCAACTCGGCACACAGCCCCTGTTTGCCGTTCCCGTGCCGCTGAAGTTCGGCCTGGATTTCGATCTCGGCCTGTTCATCCCGATCGCTTTCGTCTACCTGATCACCGCGATCGAGACGACCGGGGACCTGACGGCAAACTCGGTTATTTCGGGCGAGCCGGTTCAGGGCGATGTCTATCTGGACCGCATCAAGGGCGGCGTGCTCGCCGACGGCATAAATTCGGGGATTGCGGCGTTGTTCTGCACCTTCCCGAACACGACCTTCAGCCAGAACAACGGCGTTATCCAGATGACGGGCGTCGCCAGCCGCCATGTCGGGTTCTATATCGCGGGTATCCTCGTGGTGCTCGGCTTCTTCCCGATCATCGGCGGGGCGTTCCTGCTGGTGCCGAAGCCCGTGCTCGGCGGGGCAACCGTGGTGCTGTTCGGATCGATCGCTGTCGCGGGGATCAGGATTATTGCCTCCGAGCCGATCGACCATCGCAAGGTCTATATCATGGCGGTTTCGTTCGGCCTCGGGCTTGGCGTCACCCTGGTGCCCCAGTCGATGCAGCAGATGCCGGATATCATCCAGAAGGTGTTCGCGACGCCGATCACCCTGTCGGGCATTTCGGCCATCCTGCTTTCGCTCCTCATTCCGGAGCGGGCGGGCAAGACGATCGATGCCTGA